The genomic segment TGACGAAAGCAATATGATGGCCTGCCAAGTTGCATATAGCCTGTTTAAAACACCGACCAAAATTGCACGTGTCCGCTCAGAGCAATACATTATTTATCAAGAACAACTGTTTAAGCACCAAGATGTGCCAGTGGATCATTTAATCGCCCCAGAGCAATTAGTTACCAAAGCAATTAAACGGCTTATTGATTACCCTGGTGCGTTGCAAGTGGTCGAATTTGCTGATGGCAAAGCCAGTTTAGTTGCAGTAAAGGCATACTATGGGGGCTTGCTAGTAGGACATGCCTTGTCCACGCTAAAGCAACATATGCCAAACGTAGAAACACGCGTCGCGGCAATTTATCGCCGAGGTCGACCTATACGCCCGCTTGGTACAACCGTAATCGAAGCTGATGACGAAGTTTTTTTCATTGCGGCGACTAAGCATATACGAGCGGTAATGAGTGAACTACAAAAGCTAGAGTCCAGTTACAAACGTATTATGATCGCTGGTGGTGGCTTGATCGGAGCTGGCTTAGCGAAATTACTAGAGCATAATCACAACGTAAAGCTAATTGAATATAGTCAAGAGCGTGCGAAATACCTCTCGGCACATTTAGACAAAACCATCGTCTTTTATGGTGATGCATCAGACCATGAATTACTCACTGAAGAAAACGTTGAACAAGTTGATGCGTTTATCGCTGTCACAAATGATGATGAAGCAAATATTATGTCAGCCATGCTTGCCAAACGCCTAGGCGCACAAAAAGCCATGGTATTGATTCAACGTAGTGCTTATGTAGATTTGGTTCAGGGCGGAGAAATTGATATTGCATTTTCGCCGCAACAAGCCACTATTTCCGCATTGCTGACTCACATTCGTCGTGGGGATATTGTTAACGTTTACTCGCTAAGACGCGGTGCTGCTGAATCGATAGAAGCGATTGCCCACGGCGATCAAAATACCTCCAAGGTAGTTGGACGGGAAATTCGCGACATAAAGCTGCCTCCAGGCACTACTATTGGCGCTATTGTTAGAGCAGATGAAGTGATTATCGCCCATAGTAATACCAAGATTGAAGCTAACGATCATGTTATCTTATTTTTGGTCGACAAGAAGTTTATTAGTCATGTCGAAAAACTGTTTCAACCAAGCGCATTTTTCTTTGGATAAATACTTACCACCCTTAGCCTAAAGGCTAGATTGGCGAATGAAACGAAATAACCTAAAATCCGCTCCAACATCTCGCTAAATTAAAGGAATAAACATGAAAAAATTAAGTATCGTACTTACTGTTGCAGCACTCAGCATTCAACCTCAAGCCCATGCAGAAGGCTGGCTAGACTCAATAAAGAGCATGCTTGGAATGGAAACACAGCAAGAAACTGCGACGCCCTCAGCCTCAGGCATGGTTTCCTCAGTGGCAGACTCACTTGGCGTCACACAAACTCAAGCATCTGGTGGTTTAGGGGCGATTTTTAATTATGCAAAAGAAAATATTTCCTCTGATCAGTACAGCCAATTAGCTAACTCACTTCCCGGCGTTGGTGGTTTGTTAGAATCGGTACCAGATATTAGCAACATGACAAGTGAAGGCGGATTAGGCGGTATTTTAGATAAAGCAGCCAGCTACAATGAATCACTCAAAGCAATCAATGATGTGAAAAAACAATTTGAAGCTCTAGGCCTAAAACCCGAAATGATCACGCAATTCGTTAGTAAAGCTCAAGCTTATTTGGATACGCCTGAAGGTCACCAAGCCAAACAATTGCTAACTCAAGGTCTAGGTAAGTTATTAGGCTAAACCATTTAAAAGCGTGTTCTCTTAATAAAAACGGAGCATTAAACAAATCAAAAAGCCACGGTGTGGCTTTTTTTAATTCAAATAGATTCGGTTAGTATCAAAAATTTCTCCGAAAATTGCACTTTCCCCAAAAAAGCTAAAAATTCACACAAATGCACTTTGCATTACTTAAAATTAGAGTTAAGGTTTTTATACGCTGCTCAGGAAGAGGTCGTGTCAGCTCTATATGTCATGGTGAATTTATGGAGGAATATTATGCTAAATTTCAATTCATCCCCGCAAAAATCCCTTTTAACATCACAGGTGCTATTAAGCATATGTTGTATGTTGCTATCGTTTTTTACGTTCGCTCAAGAAGAATCTGAAGAAGATGCCCTAGCGAGAATGCAAGCACAACTCAATGGAGAGGTGATGTCTCGCCCATTTTTAGCTGAACGCCCTAAAGAAGTCGATAACTATATTGAGAGTATGCTGAAAAAAAACGTTAAGCCTCCAGAATACCAAGGCACCTATTGGCGTCGTGGCTATACATGTCGTGATTTATTACGTTACGACTGGACTCAATATCGAAACTGTCGCTACTACCATAGATACTATGGCCGGTATTATTACTAAAACCACAATTTAATCAATAACATAAGTAAAGGTAATTACTATGAAAAACTATGCTCGTGCAGTCAAAATTGCATTCGTCGGATTTGCTATTTTGGCCTTATCAAGTTGTGCAGCGGTTCACACATCAATTGCAAAAAAGGACTTAGACGTTCAAACCAAACTCAGCACCTCAATCTTTGTTGACGCAGTGCCACCAGAAAAACGCAAGGTGTATTTAGAAGTTCGCTCTGCCGTGATGGAATTCGATCGCAATGCATTTAGACAAGCATTAAATGAGCAGATTGCTGGTAGCGGAAATGGCTACTCTTTTGTTGATAGCCCAGATGACGCACAATATACCATGAGCGTCTTTGTACGTAATCTTGAAAAAGCTTCGCCTAGCGCTGCGGAAAACTACCTATCTAGTGGCTTCCAAGGCGTAGCTGCCGGCTCAGCTATTGGTTATGCGACAGGTGGAAGCTATCGTGGAGCGGCTGCAGCTGGTCTTATTGGTGGTTTAGCATCAACTGCAGCAAATGCGTTTGTTAAAGATGTCACCTATTTACTGGTGGCTGATATTCAAATTCGTGAGCGTGCCAAAAAAGGGGTCATCGTACGTCGTGATTCTAAGGTAAACACCAAAATATCCGATGATGGTGCGACAACTCAGACCTATTCTGAAGCAACAAATCAAAAAGAATACCGCACTCGTGTTGTAACCACTGCAAACAAAGCCAACCTTGAGCTTGAAGAAGCCCAGCCGCTTATGTTTGAGAAAACAGCATACGCAATGGCATCATTCTTCTAATCATCAAGTCTCGGTTTATAGATTTAAACGGCTACTCAGAGATGGGTGGCCGTTTTTGCATTGATAGACAAAGACTGAAACCCTACTAGTCTCATCCTAGAAGTATTCATAACGCGAAACTTAGCGTCTTATTAACGCTCTTATCATCCGCATTAAACCACTACACACCATGCCTGATTCGCTCACAACTAAAGGGACTTTTTTTGATAACGTCTTCCAGCTTTTGAGCATCTATTTTTTAAATATAAGCTGGTAGGCGAACTGGTATTAGCTTCGCCAAAATGTAGGCGAGAACAAGACAAGAAGAGAAAACACTTCTAGACGACCAAACAACATCGCCAGAATCAACAGCCATTTCCCTGTATCGGACACATCAGCAAACGAGCCAGAGACGGTTCCTAGGCCAGGCCCTAAGTTATTCAGCGTAGCAGCAGTTGCAGTAAACGCAGAAACGTCGTCCATTCCAGTCGCAATCAAACATACCATGATAATAACGAAAATCATCGCGTATGCTGAAAAAAATCCCCATACCGCCTCCACCACTTTGTCAGGTAAGGCTCGGTCGCCTAATTTCACTGTGTACACAGCCTTAGGATGGATAAGACGATCAACTTCACGTTTACCTTGTAAATAAAGTAAAAGCACACGCACAACTTTTAACCCACCACCGGTAGACCCTGCACAGCCTCCAATAAAGCTAGAAAAAATCAGCATGATAGGTAAAAAGGCAGGCCAATGAGAAAAATCCGTAGTGGCAAAACCTGCCGTAGTACTAAAAGAAACGGATTGTATTAATGCTTGGTCGAGCGCTATACCCGCATTGTCAAACCAACTAAATTTCATTAAAACGAAAAAATACACTGCAACTAGCACAAACTGGATTAAGAAAAAGGCACGTAGTTCAGGATCATAAAAATATCCCATTAGAGTACGTCCACTTGCTGCTGCATAGTGAAGGGCAAAGTTTAGTGCCGCAATCCAAAGGAACACAACACAAACGATATTGATCCAAGGACTATCAAAGTAACCAAGGCTAGCATCATAGTTGGAAAATCCGCCTATGGCGACAGTTGAAAAAGCATGACAGAGAGCATCAAACCAATCCATACCTGCAAACCAATAAGCAACACCACAACTGATAGTCAATGTAAGATAGATGTACCACAGGTGCTTTGCCGTGTCGGCGATACGAGGAGTCATCTTAGAATCCTTCACTGGGCCCGGTGTTTCAGCCCGATAAAGCTGCATCCCCCCGACGCCTAGAATTGGAAGAATAGCAACTGCTAATACAATGATCCCCATTCCACCGAGCCACTGTAATTGTTGACGATAAAATTGCACCGCTTTGGGCAAATAATCGATCCCCTGGATCACAGTTGCTCCAGTTGTGGTTAACCCTGAGAAAGCCTCGAAAAACGCATCTGAAACAGACATCTCGGGTTGCTCTAATAAAAGTAAGGGTAATGCCCCAAAACTTGCTAACACCGTCCAAAAAAGAACAACAATTAAAAAACCTTCCTTCGCACGTAAATCTTTGCGATGTAGACGATTAGGGTACCAAAACAGTAAACCAGTGCCCAAACACAATAAAAATGCAAGGAAAAATGGAAGGCCGCTACCGTCTTTGAAGTACAAAGAAATAATAGCGGGGGGGATCATAGTCACACTGAATAACGCAACAAGTAAGCCTAAAATCCGAGTTATCGTTCGGTACTGCATTACTTAATTTTTACCGTCTTCAGTACATAATGCGATGCGCTTGAAAATACCAACATTAGTAATCGTTCTTTCTTAATCTTTTTATTTACCAAGGGATATACCTTGATTGTCCGTCCCAACAAAATCAAAAGCAATACACAAAGCCGAATAATAATAAAAACAGTCTTTTACGAGCACGAGGCGAGCCGACACTATTTGTTATTTTCGCCCCTAGCAACCAAGATAAATGTAGAGCAGTGCAACAGATACCAAGAGCATAGCTACTTTTATCCTTTTGGGAGTCAGTAATAAACAAACGCGGCGTTAAATATACAAAACGTTAACAAAAATGAGGTTTAAACAACCGTCGAATAGCGTATTTATTAGCTAATTTTCAGTGCATTAAAAAAAATCTCCAAAGAAAAGCCAACATTTATTTTACAACTTGCACGCTATCCCTTATCTATATTGGCTTATACTTTTACACCAATAAACTGTATTTTTTTCAGACAAAAATAGTTTAAGATTTAATCTTCCTTCTCTCTCTATTTACGTGTAAAGTCTTCCTCCCTTTTGGATAACACTAAATATTAATTAATAATGTTATCCACATTGGTGATTTCTTCAAAGTAGTCCAAATTTGATCGACGTATTTAAATTCACCCCAATAAATTCAAGGGCTGTGGATCGTTGACTTGATCCATAATGATCCGTTTACTTACAACGCAAAAATTTATTCAACAGAGTTATCCACAAAATGATCGGATCTCCACATGGATGAATAGCGCTGTGTATGGCATCCTTTACCCGTTTAAATAATTCCTGAGAACAAAATACCTTATGAGCAATTCTGATCCCGCTACTACGCCCGTCATTCCTAATAACCCATTTATATTGGTTGATGGATCTTCTTATTTGTTTAGGGCTTTTCACGGCATGCCCCCTTTAACTAACTCTAAAGGACTGGATACTGGCGCAGTTTATGGTGTGATAAACATGCTGCGTAGCCTGATCAAACAATTTAATCCCACACATATGGCGGTTGTCTTTGATGCCAAAGGCAAAACGTTTCGAGACGAGATCTATACAGAATATAAAGCGAACCGCCCCTCAATGCCTGAGGAGCTGCGCAGTCAAATTGCCCCTTTGCATAAGATCATTCAGGCGATGGGCTTGCCCATTATTGTAGAATCTGGAGTTGAAGCTGATGATGTGATCGGTACCTTAGCCGATCAAGCTAGTAAACTTGGGATCCCTACCCTTATCAGCACAGGCGACAAGGACATGGCTCAACTAGTTAATGAGCATGTTACGCTCATTAACACCATGAATAACCAAGTCATGGATCCACAAGGCGTAGTGGAAAAGTTTGGCATCCCCCCTGAATTGGTAATCGATTTCCTGGCGCTAAAAGGTGATAAAGTTGACAACATCCCAGGTGTCCCAGGTGTAGGCGATAAAAGCGCGTTAGGTCTGCTGCAAGGTATTGGTAGCATTAACGATATTTACCAAAACCTCGACAAAATAGCCACGTTGGACTTTCGCGGAGCCAAGAAAATGGCTGATAAAATGCGAGAGTATGAAGAACAAGCTCGTCTGTCATACACATTAGCAACCATCAAGCTTGATGTTGAAATGGATTGCAGCCCCACCAGCCTTTCACCAACAGAGCCTAACTATAGTGAACTACGAGACCTATTCGCAGAGCTGGAATTTAAACGTTGGCTGAAAGAAGCAACTGACGCACTAAGTGGAAACGATCAACTAAGTCAAGCAGATCAAAGTAATGACGAGTCAACAGAACAATCGGATATAAAAACCAATTATCACACTATTTTGACGCAAGACGCTCTAGATGATTGGTTGAAAAAGTTAAATAACGCAGCGCTTTTCGCTTTTGATACCGAAACGACCAGCTTAAATTATATGCAAGCAGAGCTCGTCGGTATGTCATTTTGTATCGAAGAAGGTGAAGCCGCCTACCTGCCCCTAGCTCACGATTATGCAGAAGCACCAGAGCAATTAGATCGAGACACCGTTTTAGCCTTATTTAAGCCTTTGTTAGAAGACAAGAATAAAGCTAAGGTCGGACAACACCTAAAGTATGATAAAAATGTATTAGCGAATTACGATATTAATCTTCAAGGTATCGCTTACGATACGATGCTCGAATCATATGTGCTTGATAGCGTCGCAACCCGACATGATATGGACAGCTTAGCGCAGCATTACTTAGGTCTATC from the Paraglaciecola mesophila genome contains:
- the trkA gene encoding Trk system potassium transporter TrkA, coding for MKIIIIGAGQVGATLAENLVGEMNEITVIDSDQDTLRQLQDRLDLRVINGVGSHPDVLKKAGAEDADMLIAVTSSDESNMMACQVAYSLFKTPTKIARVRSEQYIIYQEQLFKHQDVPVDHLIAPEQLVTKAIKRLIDYPGALQVVEFADGKASLVAVKAYYGGLLVGHALSTLKQHMPNVETRVAAIYRRGRPIRPLGTTVIEADDEVFFIAATKHIRAVMSELQKLESSYKRIMIAGGGLIGAGLAKLLEHNHNVKLIEYSQERAKYLSAHLDKTIVFYGDASDHELLTEENVEQVDAFIAVTNDDEANIMSAMLAKRLGAQKAMVLIQRSAYVDLVQGGEIDIAFSPQQATISALLTHIRRGDIVNVYSLRRGAAESIEAIAHGDQNTSKVVGREIRDIKLPPGTTIGAIVRADEVIIAHSNTKIEANDHVILFLVDKKFISHVEKLFQPSAFFFG
- a CDS encoding DUF2780 domain-containing protein, which produces MKKLSIVLTVAALSIQPQAHAEGWLDSIKSMLGMETQQETATPSASGMVSSVADSLGVTQTQASGGLGAIFNYAKENISSDQYSQLANSLPGVGGLLESVPDISNMTSEGGLGGILDKAASYNESLKAINDVKKQFEALGLKPEMITQFVSKAQAYLDTPEGHQAKQLLTQGLGKLLG
- a CDS encoding complement resistance protein TraT, which produces MKNYARAVKIAFVGFAILALSSCAAVHTSIAKKDLDVQTKLSTSIFVDAVPPEKRKVYLEVRSAVMEFDRNAFRQALNEQIAGSGNGYSFVDSPDDAQYTMSVFVRNLEKASPSAAENYLSSGFQGVAAGSAIGYATGGSYRGAAAAGLIGGLASTAANAFVKDVTYLLVADIQIRERAKKGVIVRRDSKVNTKISDDGATTQTYSEATNQKEYRTRVVTTANKANLELEEAQPLMFEKTAYAMASFF
- a CDS encoding TrkH family potassium uptake protein; the encoded protein is MQYRTITRILGLLVALFSVTMIPPAIISLYFKDGSGLPFFLAFLLCLGTGLLFWYPNRLHRKDLRAKEGFLIVVLFWTVLASFGALPLLLLEQPEMSVSDAFFEAFSGLTTTGATVIQGIDYLPKAVQFYRQQLQWLGGMGIIVLAVAILPILGVGGMQLYRAETPGPVKDSKMTPRIADTAKHLWYIYLTLTISCGVAYWFAGMDWFDALCHAFSTVAIGGFSNYDASLGYFDSPWINIVCVVFLWIAALNFALHYAAASGRTLMGYFYDPELRAFFLIQFVLVAVYFFVLMKFSWFDNAGIALDQALIQSVSFSTTAGFATTDFSHWPAFLPIMLIFSSFIGGCAGSTGGGLKVVRVLLLYLQGKREVDRLIHPKAVYTVKLGDRALPDKVVEAVWGFFSAYAMIFVIIMVCLIATGMDDVSAFTATAATLNNLGPGLGTVSGSFADVSDTGKWLLILAMLFGRLEVFSLLVLFSPTFWRS
- the polA gene encoding DNA polymerase I; this encodes MSNSDPATTPVIPNNPFILVDGSSYLFRAFHGMPPLTNSKGLDTGAVYGVINMLRSLIKQFNPTHMAVVFDAKGKTFRDEIYTEYKANRPSMPEELRSQIAPLHKIIQAMGLPIIVESGVEADDVIGTLADQASKLGIPTLISTGDKDMAQLVNEHVTLINTMNNQVMDPQGVVEKFGIPPELVIDFLALKGDKVDNIPGVPGVGDKSALGLLQGIGSINDIYQNLDKIATLDFRGAKKMADKMREYEEQARLSYTLATIKLDVEMDCSPTSLSPTEPNYSELRDLFAELEFKRWLKEATDALSGNDQLSQADQSNDESTEQSDIKTNYHTILTQDALDDWLKKLNNAALFAFDTETTSLNYMQAELVGMSFCIEEGEAAYLPLAHDYAEAPEQLDRDTVLALFKPLLEDKNKAKVGQHLKYDKNVLANYDINLQGIAYDTMLESYVLDSVATRHDMDSLAQHYLGLSTVHFEDIAGKGAKQLTFNQIPLEQAAHYAAEDADITLRLHKHIWKKLNQSPELASVLSEIEVPLATVLAKMEQFGVLIDSQRLGQQSQDLASRILQLENEVHTLAGEEFNLGSTKQLQEILFKKLDLPILKKTPKGAPSTSEEVLQELALTYPLPKLLMEFRVLSKLKNTYTDKLPKMINPRSGRVHTSYHQAITATGRLSSTEPNLQNIPIRTEQGRRVRQAFIPRPGYKIVAADYSQIELRIMAHLSQDKGLLKAFSQGKDIHTATAAEVFNVSLEEVTTEQRRNAKAINFGLIYGMSAFGLSKQLNVSRQDAQHYMDIYFERYPGVLKYMEDARVVAKEKGYVSTVFGRRLYLPDINASNGLRRKGAERAAINAPMQGTAADIIKKAMLKVDAWIDTLPNDQTRMIMQVHDELIFEIKEQNVESDKNTIVELMEKAVSLDVPLIVEAGVGENWDEAH